The following is a genomic window from Halococcus sediminicola.
CCGATGGAACCGGACGCAAACAGCTTACCGATAGCGAACTCTCGATTAGCGGGCCAAAATGGGGGCCATCGAACGAACGGATCGCATTCACTGGCCGTGATTCCGAGAACTTCTACCTCCCCACAGAGCTATACATCGCCGATGTCGATGCTGACGACTACTGGTCGATCTCCGAATCACTGGATCGGACTCTTGAATTTACTGACCCTTTTTGGCTCAACGATGGTACTCTTGTAGCGGGCATCGGCGACGATGGCCGGACTCGCCTCTGTCGGTTTGCTGCCGATGGTGACGACCCCAGTCGAACCTTTGACGTTCAGTCCAATTACGAAACGATTAGCTTTGGAGGTCTCAGCGTCGATGGTGGAACGGTTGCAGCCGTCTTCTCCAGTCACGATAGTGGGCGGGACCTCTATACTCTCGATGTGAGAGATCTCAACGCGGACAACGACCCTAGAACCAAACTCACGGAGAGCAACAGATCGTTACTGAGGGAGTACGACCAGCCCGGTTGCCAGCGTCTTGCCTTCGAGAGCGACGGTGTGGAAGTCGAGGCGTTTGCCTACTACCCACCGAATTTTGATCCAGACGAACCTGATCCACGGCCACTTCTCCTGAACATCCACGGTGGCCCGATGGCTTACGACGAACCCGACTGGAGTTTCGATGAATTGTTCTGGACGGACGAAGGATACATCATTCTTGAGGTGAATTACCGAGGTTCGACCTCGTACGGACGGTCGTTCTGCGAAGAACTTCGTGGAGCATGGAACGGCCAGGAAATTGCAGACTTACAGGCAGGCGTCGATGCGGTTATCGAGCGTGGCTGGGCGGATCCCGAGCGACTGTTCTGCACTGGTTTCTCACAGGGCGGGATAAACACTGGCTATCTCATCACCATAACCGATCGGTTTGCGGCCGCTGCTGCAGAGCACGGTATTTACGATCTCTACTCCTCGTTCGGCACCGACGATTCACAGGTTTGGCTTGAAGCTGACTTCGGAGTCCCGTGGGAAAACGGGGAGTCCTACCGCGCGTCTTCTTCGATCACGGACGTCGGGAACGTCGAGACACCAACACTCATCACAGCAGGTGAACAGGACTGGCGCTGTCCACCGTCGCAATCGGAGCAATTCTACGTCAGTATTCGCAAACAGGGCGTCGACTCGAAACTCATCGTCTATCAGGACGAACATCACGACATCGGCGATCCGGACCGTGCGATTCATCGACTCACGGAACTACGTAACTGGTTCGAGAAACACGATGCGACGACAGACAGCTAGCTGGACGCTCTCGATCGACGGTTCCAAAGCTTGCTACCACGCTGTACCGCTCAACGATTCGGAATGCCTCGGCAGCGTTTCCGAAAAGTATCATTCACTCGCAGATTCTCCTCACATAGTGGGTCGGACACATCCAAGTGGGCCAGCGCAGTGGGCCGAAGTTTCGTCATTCCGATCGAAGGTATCTATACGATGGTGTGTACGATTCCCCGGAGAGCGAAACGTTCTCCGGATATCTCGTTTTTAGCATACCCCAACAGGTGGCGCTTGGCGAGTTGACCGTTGAATGGACGAGCGCGGAGGAAGCGACGGGCGGGACCAGTGAGACCGCTCGCTGGTCGAAAGGCGGACTTCGCTCTAGCTCTCGGTGAATTCATCAAGGTGCGTCGGCTTGGATGCCGCTACCTCGTCTGGATTGACATCCTCCCCGCCCTAAAGGGCGAGGATTCCCCGAAGGGGATATTGGGGTTGCGCGTTTCCTCGGCACTCAAGTTCCCGTTCGGGAGGTGCGTCAGCGGTTGCCGCCCAATTGTGACCGAGGGCGTGCGTTCCAGCGCGTATAGCCGTGTCAAAGCGGCCTTCCCACCCACACACGGTGGGCGTCAAAGACGGCAGGGTATTCAGCCTGCTGGGGCGCACGGTTCGACTCGCCCGAAGCGTTAGCCCGTGCATGGTTCTCCCTCTCTGACGGCGATGTTCGCCGCCGCGTTCAAATCCGCGTGCCGTTCGTACCCGCACGACGAACACGCGAAGTGGTCGCCGTTGCGGTCGCCGCGTTCACCACACCGAGAACAGGTCTGGCTCGTGTATGCGGGGTCCACGCTTTCGACGCGGATGCCCTCGCGTTCGGCCTTGTAGGTGATGAAACGACGAAGCTGGTCGAAGTACCACGAGTGGACGCCCGACCATCCGGTACGGTCGCGGATGCCTTCGAGGCCTTCGAGGCCTTCGAGGCGAATCAGTGAGTTGTCGAACTGTGTGGCGAACTCCACGAGTCGCTTCGAGAGGGTGTGATTCAGGTCACGGATACGGCGGTGTTCTTTGTTACCCACGCGGTTTCGAGCACGAAGTGCTCCCGCTTCCGCAAGCGAATCGCGTAGGGAACGAAACGTTCTCCGGACGTACCGTGCTTCTTTGCCTGAAACCAGCATCGACTCGTCGGATTCGGGTTCGTGAACGGCAAGAATATGACGCTCACCGATGTCCACGCCGATAGGCGTCTCACCACCCGCTTCGGCGTCGTACTCGATCGTGAACGAACAAAACCAGTCGTCGCCACGACGGTACACTTGTAGCCGTGACCGCCCGGCTTCGCCGTTCACGAGGCGTTCGACGGGTTCGCGGATGTGGTCGTGTACCTCGATAGGCGTGTACCACCACTGGTTGATGCAGGGAAATCCAACTACGACCGAACCGTTCTCGGTACGGTCAATCTCCCAATTCTGGTTGTTCGTAGCGAACGGTTGTGCTGCCGTGTAGGTGAGCGCACCGTCGCGGCTGTGGTCGGCCTTCGCCTCACGAATGGCCTGATTCTGGATGGCCGAGTAGAGTGGCGAGTCGATGCTTCCGGTCGTGATGGATTTGCCGAACTCGTTGGATTCCCAGCCGTCGATGAGGAACTGCTTCACATCACGATACTCGTGCATGGCCTGTTGCCACTCGCGGCGGCGCTTCCGCGTCGGGTGCGAAAACTTCGTCGTCACGGTGGCGGTCACGGTCATGGATTAGTGTATTGAAACGGCCATTACATATTCGCCATCCTCCTGCTCGCGGCAGGACCCCGCAAAGCGGGATTCAAAGGTTGTGTGTTTCCTCGACCTCGGTCGCCCGTTAGGGTGGGTCTTCGATGGTTGCCCCGAAGTTGTTACCAGACGGGTGCTTTGCACCACATACAGCCGTGGCGAAACGGCCTGCTCCCCTGCACTCGGCAGGCACCGTGGATGGTGGTCGTGATTCATTCGACGGTCCTCCTGCTTGCCTCGCCATTACGCGGTAGGGCAGGTTACATATGTAATTAGAGACGATACTACTCAATCGTTACGACCAATATCCGGTCGCACGACACACGAAATCGGCGGTTGAACAGCTACAGAATCAGCTTACGGCGCGTATCCCCGCCGTGAACGGCGAGGCTTTGCGCCTGTCTTTCACGTAAGCGAGATGAACTCCAGATTCTCGCTTGCTAATAATCGCTCGGCGCGATCAGTCACCGACGGAGCGACTAAGATTCCTCGGACGGACCTTCCTGGACGGTTTCGTTCAAGTGCTTCGACGTAGCGATTCAACTGCCCGACTGCGTCGGGACCGACACGGCGGCGTTTGAGTTCAACGGCTACAGGAGTGCCGTCGGCGTCCTCGCCGTAGATATCGATTGCTCCGGCAGCGGTCTCGCGCTCAGTCGCCATCGCTTTGAATCCCTCTTCGAGCACGTCCGGATCTTCGAGAATCCGCTGGCGGAGATCCTCTTCACTTCCCTCGAGTACGAGGTCCGGTACGTCGTCCAATTCGAGGAGCGAAACCTGTGCGACCGTTTCGAAGACGATCTCGAGCTCTTCGTGAGGTGAAGTGCGGACACTCTCGACAATGAGGCGGTCGCCGTCGATGCGCGCACTGTGAGTTGAACCGGGTGGTTGCCAGTTGACAGGTTTGCGCTGACTGTCGCGATGAACCAACAGCGTGCCGTCGGGTTTGAGAATCACCAATCGCTCGCCCGGAGGGAGATGGCTCGACGCGCGTCCGTCGTAGTCGACTTCACACTCGCCGACGAGCGTGAGCATCCCACCACGTTCAATGCCCGACTCAAGCAGGTCGAGTGCGTCTTCGAGCGGTGGATTAGTAAGCGACGAGATCGGCATAGACCATGTTTGGTCTGCATCCACGTAGTGAGTTCGGTGGATATGGTCACTTGCCATCCTCCCTGCCCTGAAGGGCGAGGATTCCTCGCGCTGGGGGTTCCTACGCAGGAATTTCCACGGAGACAACTTTCGGGTTCGTGTGCTCCTCGTTGGGAAGGCAGACGCATGATGACACCGACCATCGGTGGCCGTCCTACTGAGGCACACAGGCTGCCGCGTCCGACGCCGGTACAGCCATCGTATCCGGTGACTGCTGTACCGGCCATCTTCGAGCAACGATTGTAGCTGCGCTATTAAAGAGATCCCTCAGCACCTAGGCGGTAGCCAACAACGAAGCAGGCATCTTGAGAATCCTCAAGGATGGGAGGATGAAAATGAGCGAGAGGCCCGTGAAAGACGGTCCCCACGCAACTGCACGGTTGTACGCCGACGAAAAGCAAACCCTCGACATGTACACGAAACTCGCCAATTCTCCGGCACTCGTGTGCATATTCACCGCCGAACCCCTCTCGTTCGTGTCCACTCGCCGAGAGACGTCAGTTGCATGTCTGCCGAGCGCATGACAACGCGGCGGTCTCTCCCTCAATCAGCACGGCTTTGAGGGTCGTGTGTACGAGCGCGCTATGCGAATCAGAACTGACGGCAAGTTCGCGTACCGTGAGAAACTCGTCGACGACGCCGCCGAGCTACCCGATGAGAATATGCGCGTCGGCGCGGTCAAAAGCTCCGTGTGAGTTCACGAGGGAGATGCTCCCGCTCTCCAAGAGGCCGTCGAACACCCGGACATGACCGAAGAACTCGCTGAGATACTGAGCACGCCCGCCGTCGGCGTCGAGTACGCGATCTCGACTGGCGTGAGCGTCCACGATCAATCAGAACTGTTGTAGAGAGTTTCCGAGCGCTCGCCGCTCTCGGCCGCGTTGACGACGTGGTGTGGCAGTCCGGCGAGCAGAACCAGTACCGGACAATGCGCTCGCCGTCGCTCTCAGGCGTGTACTGAAGCACCTGAATCGTCTCGTGCGCCGCGACGTCCTCGTCGGTCAGATAGGGGCGCACGTACTTGTCGCACCCGGCACTGACAGGGGAAATCGACCGGCTGCGCATCGATGCGCGGCGTGCCGTGGCTCTCAACCGCCTCATGGCCGCTCATGCTCCGTTCTCCTCATCACCGGATTGGCGGTCGATGTTTACGGTTCGCTCTTCGGGTTCCGCGAGTTCGAAAGCGAGCAGGCGGTCGCCGATCCACATGTTCACCTCCGGCGGATCTTCCCAGTGTCGGGGCCCTATTTCGACAAGCGCTTCGTGAGGAATAACCAGCCGCAGCGTCTCGCCATAACGACCTTCTTCTCGAATGTTCCGCGCGTAGCGCTCGCTGCGTCCGCCGACGGTCTCCTCGCTGCCGATAGCCGCGAGCATCCCGGTCTCCTTGACCGAACTCGGGTCGAAGCGGAACGAGCCACTATGGTTCCTCAATGGGGCAGCCATTCTTATTCTGCCTGCGCCATAGCGGGGTCTGGCAGCGAGCGTCAAACCGCCGTTACGCAACGGCTGTATGCGATTGTGATGCAGTCAGCGGTCCGTTGGGAACAAACTATTGAGTATTGCCAGCTACGGTGCGTGAGGGTCGTTTGAGTCGGCTAGTGGCGGTTCACCGCCCCCGATATCGAACTCCGTTTCACAGCTGAGACAGCGATATTCCGAGTCCCCATTCGCGCCTGCGGCGGGAAGAGTCTCAACGTTCTCGGACTCACAGGTGGGACAGGCGACTGTCGCGGTCACGTCGTCGGGTGTGTCGCGCATGGTGTTTTCACCCTAGTTTGACGGCCTTCGGTCCGGCAGTTGGGTTGAACTCATTGCTATAGTCTCGGCAGTGATACTGAAGCCCGCGTGCGGCAATCTCGATGGTGTTCGGTGAGTCACAAGTCGGGCACGCGACTGTGCTCTTGTTCGCATTGGCTGTATCGTTCATGGTCCTCACCTCACCGAGTATTTGGGTGCAAATGATTGTAAATCTCGTGGCCGTGCCGACAACCCTCCGGAATGAACTACTCCCAGCTCTTGTTACAAAGTCCCCGAAGATGACCACTCAGCCTTGTCGAGGGTATACCCACCGCACTCAGGGCACACCTGCTGCTGGAATCTGAAGCGTGTCCCACAGCTCTTGCACTCATATGGATAGGAACCACTACTTTCAGTCCTTGTGAATGCCGTTCTGACGCGTCCCAGAGTACTCATTGTGAACCACTCTTGGGAAGTATTAACACACCACAAGATGAAAGTCTTTCGGTATTCTATAGTTATCAATTACTCAAGAAGTCCATTGGGAACGAGAGCATAGTTCTCTCGATATATCCCTCTCCGACGGAATTATAGCCACGCTGATCCCTCTGGAATACGAGATTCACTCGAAGCGGCGGCGTCCCGCCGAGGAGCGATACCTATGGGCAACAACCATGGCGAAGCGGTCGATACAGTGTCGTGTCCAGCATGTGGTTCCACCCGAACCGAGCAGATCGAATCCTCGTCCAACCCTCTGTACGGCTGCCTCGATTACGACACTGAGTTTGGAGACGATGGCGGTCGGAAGATCGTCATGTGAGCCAGAAATCTA
Proteins encoded in this region:
- a CDS encoding RNA-guided endonuclease TnpB family protein encodes the protein MTVTATVTTKFSHPTRKRRREWQQAMHEYRDVKQFLIDGWESNEFGKSITTGSIDSPLYSAIQNQAIREAKADHSRDGALTYTAAQPFATNNQNWEIDRTENGSVVVGFPCINQWWYTPIEVHDHIREPVERLVNGEAGRSRLQVYRRGDDWFCSFTIEYDAEAGGETPIGVDIGERHILAVHEPESDESMLVSGKEARYVRRTFRSLRDSLAEAGALRARNRVGNKEHRRIRDLNHTLSKRLVEFATQFDNSLIRLEGLEGLEGIRDRTGWSGVHSWYFDQLRRFITYKAEREGIRVESVDPAYTSQTCSRCGERGDRNGDHFACSSCGYERHADLNAAANIAVREGEPCTG
- the nucS gene encoding endonuclease NucS, with product MPISSLTNPPLEDALDLLESGIERGGMLTLVGECEVDYDGRASSHLPPGERLVILKPDGTLLVHRDSQRKPVNWQPPGSTHSARIDGDRLIVESVRTSPHEELEIVFETVAQVSLLELDDVPDLVLEGSEEDLRQRILEDPDVLEEGFKAMATERETAAGAIDIYGEDADGTPVAVELKRRRVGPDAVGQLNRYVEALERNRPGRSVRGILVAPSVTDRAERLLASENLEFISLT
- a CDS encoding DUF7692 domain-containing protein; this encodes MRIRTDGKFAYREKLVDDAAELPDENMRVGAVKSSV
- a CDS encoding S9 family peptidase, with the protein product MDLAEYYDLTIISAPAVSPDGERVAFLATEYGEDNDDRHTSLFVVPTDGSDEPYRLTRISDAGNPQWSPTGRYLAFTASRDEDTEITVESNETDERDETTADDDDGDEPASQVWIFDMKRGGDARQVTDRDHGVNGFDWGPDGDRIVVGARDPTDDEQDYLDRLEETGPLEIERLQHKQDGRGWLDTVTSYLFVVDVESRKTTRIDSANDRGYGGSDPGLQPAWGDDYIAFVTTDEDNPDDTAVRDVFIVRPDGTGRKQLTDSELSISGPKWGPSNERIAFTGRDSENFYLPTELYIADVDADDYWSISESLDRTLEFTDPFWLNDGTLVAGIGDDGRTRLCRFAADGDDPSRTFDVQSNYETISFGGLSVDGGTVAAVFSSHDSGRDLYTLDVRDLNADNDPRTKLTESNRSLLREYDQPGCQRLAFESDGVEVEAFAYYPPNFDPDEPDPRPLLLNIHGGPMAYDEPDWSFDELFWTDEGYIILEVNYRGSTSYGRSFCEELRGAWNGQEIADLQAGVDAVIERGWADPERLFCTGFSQGGINTGYLITITDRFAAAAAEHGIYDLYSSFGTDDSQVWLEADFGVPWENGESYRASSSITDVGNVETPTLITAGEQDWRCPPSQSEQFYVSIRKQGVDSKLIVYQDEHHDIGDPDRAIHRLTELRNWFEKHDATTDS